One genomic segment of Kiritimatiella glycovorans includes these proteins:
- a CDS encoding alpha-N-acetylglucosaminidase TIM-barrel domain-containing protein, producing MLKGMALALLLAVHAAVWADRPNVLFIAVDDLRTELGCYGVPEMHTPNIDALAESGMRFDRAFCHYSVCGPSRQCLLTGVRPQHPPRPGGEDLPEYFKSHGYFCESMGKVYHGTFAPEIDRTSLNNPESWSVPAWYPPPQMYFSPEGVAEAERIFSTRIAPKLGGLPVAQWTNHIVRAAATDRPEVADEVPRDGQIAARAVRRLSEMKDRQPFFLAVGFMGTHLPFVAPDKYWDLYPEDALQLPAERHHPRNTDPLTIIPKNETGQYTGIGDLLENDRTMKRLLRAYRACVSYDDALIGRLLEQLDRLGLRENTLVVLWSDHGFKLGEHHAFSKYTNYEIDTRIPLIIALPGTIGAGSTCEALVESADLYPTLCELAGLPVPDGLHGVSLAPLFEDPEQPVKDAIFTLCGRQRPGVVKADGTRFKGNGYAIRTDRYRYVLWIEQDNLNRNELAPDLDPERIAEVELYDLKSDPGEHVNLADRPEYAERCARMRAKLIAGWRAAVVTGEGDEADLEAMHKQDAESPEQLTGGEGTLDLSSLDPAVDHETAGPAPLPLPAADPARCAAAARALLDRVVENPGDRFRFEGLPREGGKDVFELESDGDTVVLRGSSGVAMASALNWYLRHIAHEETDWRVETITLPEVIPPVPEKIRHVSNGELRWFFNFCTFGYDLPWYDWDRTERLLDWLAMNGVNMALAPAGNEWVWREVLMEQGYSDEEARTFLGGPAYLPWTFMMKMDGFGGPMPEGWIEGRVELQKKTVARMRELNMIPVYPAFNGHVPSDFGERHGVETGTVQWYGPTPNVSVLDPTSPRFRAMGERFVELLHDQFGPTDYYAVDLFIETIPPTEDPAYLESLSRNVYGGLSADNPDAVWVIQGWMFHGKWRGAFWQAPQRAALFGGVPQNRMLVLDMSRGSKAVELDWFNGHPWLWSTVHDFGNKTGFHGHAFKNAPRLHQLLDSPATRGLRGTAYTGEGLSTTPAYFAVMMEMMNWRDEVPDRDETYRQYADTRYGRKLDKAREAWRLLGETLFDRGAPFDPMVHAPDRVWAEGTFWGQPLEPRERALAGTALSLLLGCRKELAGNPQYEFDLVGLMRDLMSARNHDVVQAMHAAWEDGDRAGMEARFREFRRQMEEVERLIGTQDEFLLGRWIAAARARADNPDDADLYEYNARNIITLWGSEKRNIRDYAYRHWQGLISDYYIPRWERFVEYLRAQPEGASFDRAAAKRHMVEFEAAWCRRRNPFPTEPSGDPVAITADLFHRYAEDARE from the coding sequence ATGTTGAAAGGTATGGCACTGGCTTTGTTACTCGCGGTCCATGCGGCTGTATGGGCGGACCGGCCGAATGTATTGTTTATCGCGGTCGATGATTTGCGGACCGAGCTGGGGTGTTACGGCGTACCGGAAATGCATACGCCGAACATCGACGCGCTCGCGGAGTCCGGGATGCGATTCGATCGCGCCTTCTGTCATTATTCGGTCTGTGGTCCCTCCCGTCAGTGCCTTCTGACCGGTGTGCGGCCGCAGCATCCCCCGCGTCCGGGGGGTGAGGACCTCCCCGAGTATTTCAAATCGCACGGGTACTTTTGCGAATCGATGGGCAAAGTCTACCACGGCACCTTTGCGCCGGAGATTGATCGTACCAGTTTGAACAACCCCGAGTCGTGGTCGGTCCCGGCGTGGTATCCGCCGCCGCAGATGTACTTTTCCCCCGAAGGGGTGGCGGAGGCCGAACGCATCTTTTCCACGCGGATCGCGCCGAAACTGGGCGGCCTTCCGGTCGCGCAGTGGACGAATCATATCGTCCGCGCGGCGGCGACGGATCGTCCGGAGGTCGCCGACGAGGTGCCGCGCGACGGACAGATCGCGGCGCGGGCGGTACGCCGCCTGAGCGAGATGAAGGATCGGCAGCCCTTCTTCCTCGCCGTGGGATTCATGGGCACGCACCTCCCGTTTGTCGCTCCGGATAAGTATTGGGACCTTTATCCCGAAGACGCGCTGCAGTTACCGGCGGAACGTCATCATCCCCGGAACACGGATCCGCTGACGATCATTCCGAAAAACGAGACGGGGCAGTATACGGGGATCGGCGATCTGCTCGAAAATGACCGGACGATGAAACGGCTGCTCCGGGCCTATCGCGCCTGTGTGAGTTACGACGACGCGCTGATCGGGAGGCTGCTCGAACAACTCGACCGGCTCGGACTGCGCGAAAACACCCTCGTCGTCCTCTGGAGCGATCACGGATTCAAACTCGGTGAACACCACGCCTTCAGCAAATACACCAACTACGAGATCGATACGCGCATCCCGCTGATCATCGCCCTTCCCGGAACGATCGGAGCGGGAAGCACCTGCGAGGCCCTGGTGGAATCCGCCGACCTCTATCCGACGCTCTGCGAGCTGGCGGGCCTGCCCGTGCCCGACGGGCTGCACGGGGTCAGCCTGGCTCCGCTGTTTGAAGATCCGGAGCAACCGGTCAAGGATGCGATCTTCACGTTGTGCGGACGCCAGCGCCCGGGCGTGGTCAAAGCCGATGGCACCCGGTTCAAAGGCAATGGCTATGCGATTCGAACGGATCGTTATCGTTACGTGCTGTGGATCGAACAGGACAACCTGAACCGCAACGAGCTGGCGCCCGACCTCGATCCCGAACGCATCGCGGAGGTGGAACTGTACGACCTGAAGAGCGATCCGGGCGAACACGTCAACCTGGCCGATCGGCCCGAATACGCGGAACGGTGTGCGCGGATGAGGGCGAAGCTGATCGCGGGCTGGAGGGCGGCGGTCGTGACGGGAGAAGGAGACGAAGCCGATCTCGAGGCGATGCATAAACAGGACGCGGAGAGCCCCGAGCAGCTCACGGGCGGGGAGGGGACGCTGGATCTCTCGTCGCTCGACCCCGCAGTGGATCACGAAACAGCCGGGCCGGCTCCGCTCCCACTGCCTGCCGCTGATCCCGCGCGCTGCGCGGCCGCCGCCCGCGCCCTGCTGGATCGCGTGGTCGAGAATCCCGGCGACCGCTTTCGCTTCGAAGGGTTGCCTCGGGAGGGCGGAAAGGACGTGTTTGAACTCGAGAGCGACGGCGACACCGTGGTCCTGCGCGGATCGAGCGGTGTGGCGATGGCCTCCGCGCTGAACTGGTATCTGCGCCATATCGCCCACGAAGAGACCGACTGGCGCGTCGAAACGATCACCCTGCCTGAGGTGATCCCGCCCGTGCCGGAGAAGATCCGGCACGTGAGCAACGGCGAGCTGCGCTGGTTTTTCAACTTCTGCACCTTCGGATACGACCTGCCCTGGTACGACTGGGACCGGACCGAGCGGCTGCTCGACTGGCTGGCGATGAACGGGGTGAATATGGCCCTCGCGCCCGCCGGGAACGAATGGGTCTGGCGTGAAGTGCTGATGGAGCAGGGGTACAGCGACGAGGAGGCGCGGACCTTTCTCGGCGGCCCGGCGTATCTTCCGTGGACCTTCATGATGAAGATGGACGGGTTTGGCGGTCCGATGCCGGAGGGATGGATCGAAGGGCGTGTCGAACTGCAGAAGAAGACCGTCGCGCGGATGCGCGAACTGAACATGATCCCGGTCTACCCGGCCTTCAACGGCCACGTTCCCTCCGATTTCGGCGAACGCCACGGGGTGGAGACCGGCACGGTGCAATGGTACGGCCCGACGCCGAACGTCTCGGTCCTGGATCCGACCAGCCCGCGATTCCGGGCGATGGGGGAACGGTTCGTCGAATTGCTCCACGATCAGTTCGGGCCGACCGACTACTACGCCGTCGATCTCTTTATCGAGACGATCCCGCCGACCGAGGATCCCGCATACCTGGAGTCTTTGTCGCGCAACGTCTACGGGGGGCTGAGCGCGGACAATCCCGATGCGGTCTGGGTGATCCAGGGGTGGATGTTCCACGGCAAGTGGCGTGGCGCGTTCTGGCAGGCGCCGCAGCGGGCGGCGCTGTTCGGGGGGGTGCCGCAGAACAGGATGCTCGTGCTCGATATGTCGCGCGGAAGCAAGGCCGTCGAACTCGACTGGTTTAACGGTCATCCCTGGCTGTGGAGCACGGTCCACGACTTCGGCAACAAGACCGGGTTTCACGGCCACGCGTTTAAGAATGCGCCGCGGCTTCACCAGCTTCTCGACAGTCCGGCGACGCGGGGACTGCGCGGCACGGCGTACACGGGGGAGGGGCTCAGCACGACGCCGGCGTACTTCGCGGTCATGATGGAGATGATGAACTGGCGCGACGAGGTGCCCGACCGGGATGAGACGTACCGGCAGTACGCCGACACGCGCTACGGACGAAAACTGGACAAAGCTCGCGAGGCATGGCGGCTGCTCGGCGAGACGCTCTTCGATCGCGGGGCTCCGTTCGATCCGATGGTTCACGCCCCCGACCGTGTGTGGGCCGAGGGCACGTTCTGGGGTCAGCCGCTTGAGCCTCGCGAACGCGCACTGGCCGGGACCGCCCTTTCCCTGTTGCTCGGTTGCCGCAAGGAACTCGCCGGAAACCCGCAGTATGAATTCGATCTCGTCGGCCTCATGCGCGACCTGATGTCCGCCCGCAATCACGACGTTGTCCAGGCGATGCATGCGGCGTGGGAAGACGGCGATCGGGCCGGGATGGAGGCCCGGTTTCGGGAGTTCCGGCGGCAGATGGAGGAGGTCGAACGTCTGATCGGGACGCAGGACGAGTTTCTGCTCGGACGCTGGATCGCCGCCGCCCGTGCTCGCGCCGACAACCCCGACGACGCCGATCTCTACGAATACAACGCCCGGAACATCATTACCCTCTGGGGCAGCGAAAAGAGGAATATTCGCGATTACGCCTACCGGCACTGGCAGGGGCTGATATCCGACTACTATATCCCCCGATGGGAGCGGTTTGTGGAGTATCTCCGCGCGCAGCCGGAGGGGGCCTCCTTCGATCGCGCCGCCGCAAAACGGCATATGGTCGAATTCGAGGCCGCCTGGTGTCGCAGGCGTAACCCGTTCCCGACCGAACCGTCGGGCGATCCCGTGGCCATCACGGCAGACCTTTTTCACCGTTACGCCGAGGATGCGCGCGAATAG
- a CDS encoding PIG-L deacetylase family protein, producing MMISFTKSGASFVVPDGAEQALERTTHLGVGAHQDDLEFMALHGILACYGRTDRWFGGVVCTDGAGSPESGPYAGASGDVLREMRRREQIAAAHTGQYGFIAQLGFRSDDLKDPSCGEPGRDLRELLRATRPEVVYTHNPADRHATHAAVFTALLSALRDLPEDALPEKVYGCEVWRDLDWLPEASKVVLDVSARPHLAAALNGVYDSQIAGGKRYDRAVEGRRLAQATFLESHEVDRIERATLAMDLMPLVRDRALNPRDYVAGLIDAFREETLMLLDRMKRSR from the coding sequence ATGATGATTTCCTTCACGAAAAGCGGAGCTTCATTCGTCGTCCCGGACGGCGCGGAACAGGCCCTGGAGAGAACCACCCACCTGGGAGTAGGCGCGCACCAGGACGACCTGGAGTTCATGGCGCTGCACGGCATCCTCGCATGCTACGGCCGCACAGACCGCTGGTTCGGAGGGGTCGTCTGCACCGACGGGGCCGGAAGCCCGGAGAGCGGACCTTACGCCGGCGCATCCGGGGATGTGCTCCGCGAGATGCGACGCCGGGAACAGATCGCGGCGGCCCATACCGGGCAATACGGGTTCATTGCACAGCTCGGTTTCCGCAGCGACGACCTCAAAGACCCCTCCTGCGGTGAACCCGGGCGCGATCTGCGCGAACTGCTGCGGGCGACGCGCCCGGAAGTGGTCTACACGCACAATCCCGCCGACCGTCACGCGACGCACGCCGCCGTGTTCACCGCCCTGCTCTCCGCCCTGCGCGATCTCCCGGAGGATGCTCTTCCGGAAAAGGTGTACGGCTGTGAGGTCTGGCGCGACCTCGACTGGCTTCCGGAGGCCTCTAAGGTCGTGCTGGACGTATCCGCGCGGCCACACCTGGCCGCCGCGCTCAACGGCGTTTACGATTCGCAGATCGCCGGCGGCAAGCGCTACGATCGCGCCGTCGAAGGCCGCAGGCTGGCGCAGGCCACCTTTCTGGAATCGCACGAGGTGGACCGGATCGAACGGGCCACTCTGGCGATGGATCTCATGCCGCTCGTGCGTGATCGCGCGCTCAATCCGCGCGACTACGTGGCCGGCCTGATCGACGCTTTCCGGGAAGAGACGCTGATGTTGCTCGACCGGATGAAACGATCCCGCTGA
- a CDS encoding ROK family protein produces the protein MSGRSRQQPAISPPLDPGFRPLSLAIAAAGPEAGENRRRCVRFAFLRRDGRCFHWNDRVPAGDDHETALHRLERTFKFLLWQKGAPEIHVSGSAALADHLGRLYSQNGARRFDAEMMGPTIYGTPFSIHPCDEKDLPRANQITSRTGGHFDGCRVGFDLGGSDRKCAAVRDGQVVHTEEVPWDPYFNDDPGYHIEGIRDSIRRAAAHLPRVDAIGGSAAGIYVANEPRLASLFRGIGSDDFERHIRPLFHNLQREWGHVPFEVINDGDVTALSAASTLGIHAVLGLAMGTSLAAGYCDAEGHVTSWLNELAFAPLDLRADGPVDEWSNDAGCGVQFLSQQAAARLALAAGFEHASDTPAAELLSALQDATEKQDARAEAVFESMGVYLGYALPLYAEFYPIRHVLLLGRVMSGRAGTLILRRAREVLENEFPARAERLTLHLPDERMKRHGQAIAAAGLPQTGPRDQGRA, from the coding sequence ATGAGCGGCCGAAGTAGGCAGCAGCCCGCCATTTCCCCGCCACTGGATCCGGGGTTCCGGCCGCTTTCACTGGCGATCGCCGCAGCCGGACCCGAGGCCGGAGAGAACCGCCGCCGATGCGTGCGGTTCGCATTTCTCCGTCGAGACGGACGCTGCTTCCACTGGAACGACCGCGTGCCGGCGGGCGACGACCACGAAACCGCGCTCCACCGGCTTGAGCGCACCTTCAAGTTTCTGCTGTGGCAGAAGGGCGCGCCCGAAATCCACGTGAGCGGATCGGCGGCGCTGGCGGATCATCTCGGCCGACTGTACTCGCAAAACGGAGCGCGCCGGTTCGATGCGGAGATGATGGGTCCCACGATCTATGGTACGCCCTTCAGCATCCACCCGTGCGACGAAAAGGATCTTCCCCGCGCCAATCAGATCACGTCACGCACGGGCGGACACTTCGACGGCTGCCGCGTCGGATTCGACCTGGGAGGCAGCGACCGCAAATGCGCGGCGGTGAGGGACGGACAGGTCGTCCACACGGAAGAAGTGCCGTGGGACCCGTATTTCAACGACGACCCGGGCTACCACATAGAGGGCATCCGTGATTCGATCCGTCGGGCGGCGGCACACCTGCCCCGCGTCGACGCCATCGGCGGGAGCGCGGCGGGCATCTATGTCGCCAACGAACCGCGTCTTGCTTCCCTGTTCCGCGGGATCGGATCCGACGATTTCGAGCGACACATCCGGCCCCTGTTCCACAACCTTCAGCGCGAATGGGGCCACGTTCCGTTCGAGGTGATCAACGACGGCGACGTGACGGCGCTCTCGGCCGCTTCCACGCTCGGCATCCACGCCGTCCTCGGCCTCGCGATGGGCACCAGCCTCGCGGCGGGGTATTGCGATGCCGAAGGCCACGTCACGAGCTGGCTGAACGAACTCGCCTTCGCCCCGCTCGACCTGCGCGCGGACGGGCCGGTTGATGAGTGGTCAAACGATGCGGGCTGCGGTGTGCAGTTTCTCTCTCAGCAGGCCGCAGCGCGGCTTGCGCTCGCGGCGGGTTTCGAGCACGCATCGGATACGCCCGCCGCCGAACTTCTCAGCGCGCTGCAGGATGCGACCGAAAAGCAGGACGCCCGTGCTGAGGCGGTCTTCGAGTCGATGGGGGTCTACCTCGGCTACGCCCTCCCGCTCTACGCGGAATTCTACCCGATCCGTCACGTCCTGCTGCTCGGGCGCGTGATGAGCGGCCGGGCCGGAACCCTGATTCTCCGCAGGGCACGCGAGGTGCTGGAGAACGAATTCCCCGCGCGGGCCGAACGTTTGACCCTTCACCTGCCCGATGAGAGGATGAAGCGCCACGGGCAGGCGATCGCGGCGGCCGGGCTGCCGCAGACCGGACCGCGGGACCAAGGGAGGGCATGA
- the zupT gene encoding zinc transporter ZupT, whose protein sequence is MKDVWIAFGLTLLAGMATSIGSVIAFTARRTNYRFLSVATGFSAGVMLYVSFVEIFFKGVESLVERFGEVGAHWVNAGSFFGGMLLIGLIDNLIPAAENPHETHSEVETRPLRDPSAPAPSFEVLSKTQANDPGIHDHGASPKLLRTGLFTALAIGIHNFPEGLATFLAALQDPGLGFAIAVAIALHNIPEGISVSVPIYYATGNRRKAFLYSTLSGLAEPIGAAIAYVAIRLFLGGGTGVVPPEIMGILFGGVAGVMVYISLDELLPTSRAYGKGHDSLFGVMAGMLVMALSLLLMK, encoded by the coding sequence ATGAAAGACGTATGGATTGCCTTCGGGTTGACGCTGCTGGCGGGCATGGCGACCTCCATCGGCAGCGTTATTGCGTTCACGGCCCGGAGAACGAACTACCGTTTCCTGTCGGTCGCGACGGGTTTCTCCGCAGGGGTCATGCTGTACGTATCCTTCGTCGAGATCTTCTTCAAGGGGGTCGAATCGCTGGTCGAGCGGTTCGGAGAAGTCGGGGCGCACTGGGTCAATGCGGGCTCCTTCTTTGGCGGCATGTTGCTGATCGGCCTGATCGACAACCTGATACCGGCTGCGGAGAATCCGCACGAGACCCACTCGGAAGTTGAGACTCGGCCCCTGCGCGATCCGTCCGCGCCCGCACCATCCTTCGAGGTGCTGTCGAAAACACAGGCGAATGATCCCGGCATACACGATCACGGTGCAAGCCCCAAACTTCTGCGCACGGGGCTCTTCACCGCGCTGGCGATCGGGATCCACAATTTTCCGGAAGGACTGGCCACCTTCCTGGCCGCGCTTCAGGATCCCGGTTTGGGTTTCGCCATTGCCGTCGCTATCGCCCTGCACAATATACCGGAAGGGATCAGTGTCTCCGTTCCCATCTACTACGCTACCGGCAACCGCAGGAAGGCCTTCCTCTACTCTACCCTCAGCGGACTGGCCGAACCGATCGGGGCGGCCATAGCGTATGTCGCCATCCGGCTCTTTCTCGGAGGCGGCACGGGCGTGGTTCCCCCGGAAATCATGGGCATCCTGTTCGGGGGCGTGGCCGGTGTCATGGTGTATATCAGCCTCGACGAATTGCTGCCCACCAGCCGGGCCTATGGCAAGGGCCACGACAGCCTTTTCGGTGTGATGGCCGGCATGCTGGTTATGGCCCTCAGCCTGCTGCTGATGAAGTAG
- a CDS encoding sodium:solute symporter family protein: MQLGTIDWIIILGFFALALIIGAVVSKRAGRSSSDFFVSGRNMPWWLLGFSMVATTFSTDTPNLVTDIVRKTGVAGNWVWWAFLLTGMLTVFVYARLWRRSKVMTDIEFYELRYSGRLAAFLRGFRALYLGVFFNIMIMATVSLAAIKLGGIMLGLQPWESILYASIVTVLFSSMGGLTGVLLTDFVLFIIAMTGAVAAAGVAVQHADVQGLQGLFSHPAVAGKLNLVPHLERAADGGFSPESVNLLVSVMIIPLAVQWWSVWYPGAEPGGGGYLAQRMLAAKDERHATGAVFFFNIAHYALRPWPWIIVGLASLVVFPDLASIREAFPQVDPSVVEDDLAYPAMLTFLPRGLLGLVLASLVAAYMSTISTHLNWGSSYVVNDFYRRFLRPQASERELVRVGRLSTVLMMLAAGLIALELRNALQAFHILLQIGAGTGLIFILRWFWWRVNALSEMVAMAVSFLIACYFQFVHAHLFPAVPLEDWQRLLIGVTVTTACWLTAAWLGRPADRATLRRFCARVNAGGPGWKTIYAEAEREGDPIRAQHAAVHLPSSILCMLFGTFAVYAALFAAGLWMYGEAVSAFLMTVLFLGSAAGLGTAWKRKSTAEQGASS; this comes from the coding sequence ATGCAATTGGGCACCATAGACTGGATTATCATTCTGGGCTTCTTCGCGCTCGCGCTGATCATCGGGGCGGTGGTATCGAAGCGGGCCGGGCGCAGCTCGTCCGACTTCTTCGTCTCGGGACGCAACATGCCCTGGTGGCTGCTGGGATTTTCGATGGTGGCCACGACCTTTTCTACGGATACGCCCAACCTCGTCACGGACATCGTACGCAAGACCGGGGTCGCGGGCAACTGGGTCTGGTGGGCCTTTCTGCTTACCGGCATGCTTACGGTTTTCGTCTACGCCCGCCTCTGGCGCCGTTCAAAGGTCATGACCGACATCGAGTTCTACGAACTGCGCTACAGCGGGAGGCTGGCCGCGTTCCTGCGCGGATTCCGGGCGCTCTATCTCGGCGTCTTCTTCAACATCATGATCATGGCCACCGTCTCGCTGGCCGCGATCAAGCTGGGCGGTATCATGCTCGGTCTCCAACCCTGGGAATCGATCCTGTACGCCTCGATCGTGACCGTTCTCTTTTCGAGCATGGGCGGACTGACCGGCGTCCTCCTCACGGACTTCGTGCTCTTCATCATCGCCATGACCGGCGCGGTCGCCGCGGCGGGCGTGGCCGTGCAGCATGCTGATGTCCAGGGCCTTCAGGGCCTCTTCAGTCATCCCGCCGTCGCGGGCAAGCTGAATCTCGTGCCCCATCTCGAGCGCGCGGCGGACGGCGGCTTCTCGCCGGAGAGCGTCAATCTGCTCGTATCGGTCATGATCATTCCTCTCGCCGTGCAGTGGTGGAGCGTCTGGTATCCCGGCGCCGAGCCCGGAGGAGGAGGCTATCTCGCCCAGCGCATGCTGGCTGCAAAGGACGAACGGCACGCCACAGGCGCAGTCTTCTTCTTTAATATCGCCCACTACGCCCTGCGGCCGTGGCCGTGGATTATCGTCGGCCTCGCCTCCCTGGTCGTCTTTCCCGATCTGGCGTCGATCCGGGAGGCCTTCCCGCAGGTCGATCCTTCCGTGGTGGAAGACGATCTCGCCTATCCGGCCATGCTCACCTTTCTTCCGCGGGGGCTGCTGGGCCTCGTGCTGGCCTCGCTTGTCGCGGCGTACATGTCCACGATCTCTACCCACCTGAACTGGGGTTCCTCGTATGTGGTCAACGATTTCTACCGCCGTTTCCTGCGACCGCAGGCCTCCGAGCGCGAGCTGGTGCGCGTGGGACGCCTCTCCACGGTCCTGATGATGCTGGCGGCCGGCCTCATCGCGCTGGAACTGCGCAATGCGCTACAGGCCTTCCATATCCTCCTCCAGATCGGCGCCGGGACGGGACTGATCTTTATCCTGCGCTGGTTCTGGTGGCGGGTGAACGCACTCAGTGAGATGGTGGCGATGGCGGTCTCGTTTCTGATCGCGTGCTATTTTCAGTTCGTTCACGCGCATCTCTTCCCGGCCGTGCCGCTCGAAGACTGGCAGCGCCTCCTCATCGGGGTCACCGTCACCACCGCCTGCTGGCTCACGGCGGCATGGCTGGGGCGGCCCGCGGACCGCGCCACGCTGCGGAGATTCTGCGCCAGGGTTAACGCCGGCGGTCCGGGATGGAAGACCATCTACGCAGAGGCGGAGCGCGAGGGCGATCCTATCCGGGCACAACACGCCGCGGTGCACCTGCCCTCCAGCATACTCTGCATGCTCTTCGGCACATTCGCGGTCTACGCAGCCCTGTTCGCGGCCGGACTCTGGATGTACGGCGAGGCCGTTTCCGCTTTTCTGATGACGGTCCTCTTTCTCGGTTCGGCCGCCGGACTCGGTACCGCGTGGAAGCGGAAATCCACAGCGGAACAGGGGGCTTCGTCATGA
- the nagB gene encoding glucosamine-6-phosphate deaminase, producing the protein MEIIIQSGKEEASLVAARLVARRLREKPDLVLGLATGDTPRAVYRELIRMHREEGLDFGAATSFNLDEYLGLAPDHPQSYHAFMRRNLLDHINIPPERTYIPDGRTTDVPAHCAAYEESLRAAGGIDLQILGIGGGGHIGFNEPGSSLASRTRIKTLTGETIADNARFFDEAAEVPHHVLTMGIGTILDSRECVLLAFGEHKAAAVAHAVEGPVSASCPASALQLHPHVKVFLDEGAAKKLERREYYRWVYARKPAWQGFE; encoded by the coding sequence ATGGAAATCATCATTCAATCCGGCAAAGAAGAAGCCTCGCTTGTCGCGGCCCGGCTGGTGGCGCGCCGACTGCGCGAGAAGCCGGATCTCGTGCTCGGCCTCGCCACGGGCGACACGCCCCGTGCAGTCTACCGCGAGCTGATTCGTATGCACCGCGAGGAAGGCCTCGATTTCGGTGCGGCGACGTCGTTCAATCTCGACGAGTACCTCGGACTGGCGCCGGATCATCCGCAGTCCTACCACGCCTTTATGCGCCGCAACCTGCTCGATCACATCAATATTCCTCCCGAGCGGACCTACATCCCCGACGGCCGGACCACGGATGTCCCCGCGCACTGCGCCGCCTATGAAGAGAGCCTCCGTGCAGCGGGAGGGATCGATCTGCAGATCCTCGGCATCGGCGGCGGCGGACACATCGGGTTCAACGAGCCCGGCTCATCACTCGCCTCGCGGACACGGATTAAAACCCTGACCGGGGAGACGATCGCCGACAACGCGCGCTTCTTCGACGAGGCGGCCGAGGTCCCGCATCACGTGCTTACGATGGGCATCGGGACGATTCTCGACAGCCGGGAGTGTGTCCTGCTCGCCTTCGGGGAACACAAGGCGGCAGCCGTGGCGCATGCGGTCGAAGGCCCCGTCAGCGCCTCGTGTCCCGCCTCGGCGCTCCAGCTCCATCCTCACGTCAAAGTCTTTCTCGACGAGGGCGCAGCGAAGAAGCTGGAACGGCGCGAGTACTACCGCTGGGTATACGCGCGCAAACCGGCATGGCAGGGTTTCGAGTAA